The Balearica regulorum gibbericeps isolate bBalReg1 chromosome 5, bBalReg1.pri, whole genome shotgun sequence genome window below encodes:
- the GMFB gene encoding glia maturation factor beta, giving the protein MLPDSGADWPEGRGQKGSPPRRRSRVCSPTRRRRAAARRLPLLARERRRLRRLRARKMSESLVVCDVAEDLVEKLRKFRFRKETNNAAIIMKIDKDKQLVVLDEEHEGISPDELKDELPERQPRFIVYSYKYQHDDGRVSYPLCFIFSSPVGCKPEQQMMYAGSKNKLVQTAELTKVFEIRNTEDLTEEWLREKLGFFH; this is encoded by the exons ATGCTCCCCGACAGCGGTGCTGATTGGccagaggggagggggcagaaggGGTCTCCGCCGCGCAGGCGCAGTCGGGTGTGCAGCCCAACGAGgaggcggcgggcagcggcgaGGCGGCTTCCGTTGTTGGCGCGCGAGCGGCGGCGGTTGAGGCGGTTGCGCGCGCGCAAGATG AGTGAATCTCTGGTGGTTTGTGATGTTGCTGAAGATCTGgtggagaaactgagaaaattCCGGTTTCGGAAAGAAACCAACAATGCTGCCATTATAA TGAAAATCGACAAGGATAAGCAGTTGGTGGTACTGGATGAGGAGCATGAG GGTATTTCTCCTGATGAGCTAAAAGATGAGCTGCCCGAGAGACAACCTCG atttattgtgTATAGTTACAAGTATCAGCATGATGATGGAAGAGTTTCTTATCCATTGTGCTTTATCTTCTCCAGTCCAGTTG GATGTAAGCCTGAACAGCAGATGATGTATGCTGGAAGCAAGAATAAGCTTGTACAGACAGCTGAACTCACTAAG GtatttgaaataagaaatacagaagaccTAACTGAAGAATGGCTGCGTGAGAAACTGGGCTTCTTCCATTAA
- the CGRRF1 gene encoding cell growth regulator with RING finger domain protein 1 isoform X1 → MAAVFLVTLYEYSPLFYITVVFVCFLVTSGLVLGWFGLGVPVILRNSEETESSTRVLKKRMRQVKNPFGLEIPHPATASVTKGITLTPDCLEDCILTCYWGCSVQKLHEALQKHVYCFRIKTPQALEDALYSEYLYRQQYFIKKNDKEEKYCQLPEDARVVDFGPVPRSRYPLIALLTLADEEDREIYDIISMVAVIHIPDESYRLSCRILYQYLLLAQGQYHDLKQLFMSANSAAPSSSDTSSGERSTDRSLLEKAGLAEEEPELHEENSKDCVVCQNGTVNWVLLPCRHACLCDGCIKYFQQCPMCRQFVQESFPLCSKKEQDEDELTRILQDVLPGRVF, encoded by the exons ATGGCGGCCGTGTTCCTCGTCACGCTCTACGAGTATTCGCCGCTCTTTTACATCACTGTAGTGTTCGTCTGCTTCCTCGTCACCAGCGGCCTGGTGCTGGGTTG GTTTGGGTTGGGTGTTCCTGTTATTCTGAGAAACTCGGAAGAAACAGAATCCAGCACAAGAGTATTGAAAAAGCGGATGAGACAAGTGAAGAATCCTTTTGGGTTAGAAATCCCTCATCCTGCTACAGCTTCAGTAACAA AGGGTATAACACTGACACCTGATTGTCTGGAAGACTGTATTCTTACATGCTACTGGGGCTGCAGTGTTCAAAAACTCCACGAAGCATTGCAGAAACATGTCTACTGCTTCAGAATAAAGACTCCTCAGGCATTAGAAGACGCTCTGTACAGTGAATACCTCTATCGACAACAGTACTT cattaaaaaaaatgacaaggaggaaaaatattgtcAGTTACCAGAAGATGCTCGAGTTGTCGATTTTGGCCCAGTGCCTAGATCTCGCTATCCCTTGATAGCATTGTTGACATTAGCTGATgaagaagacagagaaatatATGATATT aTTTCAATGGTGGCTGTAATTCACATTCCTGATGAAAGCTACAGACTTTCCTGCAGAATATTATATCAGTATCTACTTTTAGCTCAAGGTCAATACCATGATCTGAAG CAGCTCTTCATGTCCGCAAATAGCGCTGCACCGTCCTCAAGCGATACGTCCTCTGGTGAGAGAAGCACTGACAGAAGCTTGCTAGAAAAGGCCGGACTGGCTGAAGAAGAACCAGAATTgcatgaagaaaacagtaaagaCTGTGTTGTTTGCCAGAATGGCACAGTGAACTGGGTACTCCTACCCTGCAGGCACGCGTGCTTGTGTGATGGCTGCATTAAGTATTTTCAGCAGTGTCCAATGTGTAGGCAGTTTGTTCAAGAATCTTTTCCACTTTGCAGTAAAAAGGAGCAAGATGAAGATGAATTGACCCGTATCTTGCAAGATGTTCTTCCTGGAAGAGTTTTTTaa
- the CGRRF1 gene encoding cell growth regulator with RING finger domain protein 1 isoform X2: MAAVFLVTLYEYSPLFYITVVFVCFLVTSGLVLGWFGLGVPVILRNSEETESSTRVLKKRMRQVKNPFGLEIPHPATASVTKGITLTPDCLEDCILTCYWGCSVQKLHEALQKHVYCFRIKTPQALEDALYSEYLYRQQYFIKKNDKEEKYCQLPEDARVVDFGPVPRSRYPLIALLTLADEEDREIYDIISMVAVIHIPDESYRLSCRILYQYLLLAQGQYHDLKARQLSGHRQRMSLALFDPVETSESDPVELTSHRCTVLKRYVLW, from the exons ATGGCGGCCGTGTTCCTCGTCACGCTCTACGAGTATTCGCCGCTCTTTTACATCACTGTAGTGTTCGTCTGCTTCCTCGTCACCAGCGGCCTGGTGCTGGGTTG GTTTGGGTTGGGTGTTCCTGTTATTCTGAGAAACTCGGAAGAAACAGAATCCAGCACAAGAGTATTGAAAAAGCGGATGAGACAAGTGAAGAATCCTTTTGGGTTAGAAATCCCTCATCCTGCTACAGCTTCAGTAACAA AGGGTATAACACTGACACCTGATTGTCTGGAAGACTGTATTCTTACATGCTACTGGGGCTGCAGTGTTCAAAAACTCCACGAAGCATTGCAGAAACATGTCTACTGCTTCAGAATAAAGACTCCTCAGGCATTAGAAGACGCTCTGTACAGTGAATACCTCTATCGACAACAGTACTT cattaaaaaaaatgacaaggaggaaaaatattgtcAGTTACCAGAAGATGCTCGAGTTGTCGATTTTGGCCCAGTGCCTAGATCTCGCTATCCCTTGATAGCATTGTTGACATTAGCTGATgaagaagacagagaaatatATGATATT aTTTCAATGGTGGCTGTAATTCACATTCCTGATGAAAGCTACAGACTTTCCTGCAGAATATTATATCAGTATCTACTTTTAGCTCAAGGTCAATACCATGATCTGAAG GCCAGGCAACTGTCAGGACACAGGCAAAGAATGAGTCTGGCACTATTCGATCCAGTGGAAACCAGTGAATCTGACCCAGTGGAACTTACATCACAT CGCTGCACCGTCCTCAAGCGATACGTCCTCTGGTGA
- the CGRRF1 gene encoding cell growth regulator with RING finger domain protein 1 isoform X3, which yields MAAVFLVTLYEYSPLFYITVVFVCFLVTSGLVLGWFGLGVPVILRNSEETESSTRVLKKRMRQVKNPFGLEIPHPATASVTKGITLTPDCLEDCILTCYWGCSVQKLHEALQKHVYCFRIKTPQALEDALYSEYLYRQQYFIKKNDKEEKYCQLPEDARVVDFGPVPRSRYPLIALLTLADEEDREIYDIISMVAVIHIPDESYRLSCRILYQYLLLAQGQYHDLKARQLSGHRQRMSLALFDPVETSESDPVELTSHMKAGLWQEL from the exons ATGGCGGCCGTGTTCCTCGTCACGCTCTACGAGTATTCGCCGCTCTTTTACATCACTGTAGTGTTCGTCTGCTTCCTCGTCACCAGCGGCCTGGTGCTGGGTTG GTTTGGGTTGGGTGTTCCTGTTATTCTGAGAAACTCGGAAGAAACAGAATCCAGCACAAGAGTATTGAAAAAGCGGATGAGACAAGTGAAGAATCCTTTTGGGTTAGAAATCCCTCATCCTGCTACAGCTTCAGTAACAA AGGGTATAACACTGACACCTGATTGTCTGGAAGACTGTATTCTTACATGCTACTGGGGCTGCAGTGTTCAAAAACTCCACGAAGCATTGCAGAAACATGTCTACTGCTTCAGAATAAAGACTCCTCAGGCATTAGAAGACGCTCTGTACAGTGAATACCTCTATCGACAACAGTACTT cattaaaaaaaatgacaaggaggaaaaatattgtcAGTTACCAGAAGATGCTCGAGTTGTCGATTTTGGCCCAGTGCCTAGATCTCGCTATCCCTTGATAGCATTGTTGACATTAGCTGATgaagaagacagagaaatatATGATATT aTTTCAATGGTGGCTGTAATTCACATTCCTGATGAAAGCTACAGACTTTCCTGCAGAATATTATATCAGTATCTACTTTTAGCTCAAGGTCAATACCATGATCTGAAG GCCAGGCAACTGTCAGGACACAGGCAAAGAATGAGTCTGGCACTATTCGATCCAGTGGAAACCAGTGAATCTGACCCAGTGGAACTTACATCACAT